A region of Pyxidicoccus parkwaysis DNA encodes the following proteins:
- a CDS encoding methyl-accepting chemotaxis protein, producing the protein MDDTDEKVIADFARKGALTFISWVALPGMNCAYLIALSMGLNSEEGLWATTRIAPALIFFFGTIYPYAALRLLAARALRHRPDDAPGERLGRILRLPWQSTVFTTYAAWTLGGLCFSIPVCLQFDKEALRVVLGSTVAFCFGVVMSVPIALSLEKQLVPLAMAEQRLHPAVAPRGGGFFWPRQAWFLPFTFVASIVSTLLLSGCVMAVKMLGLRDVLRAELATQGTLTTSQILDALGGSLVTELLSSMAWVAGLVLILPAITTYMLARRQAEGTRAVGVAIEALADGHTTSPEWVSTDEIGTLASGMNAVLAKLRQLPLTLQASAAQLSEAGSHLRAANDEQQQSLTRQAAALHEAQVTSEEIKRTSLVAAERADAVLQVAIRAEEWGQKGETAVEQSVTGLADIRRAVDGIQQRLARLAESTTQIGDITETVKDLADQSHLLAVNAAIEAARSGEQGKGFAVVAREIRGLADQSIQSTRRIRGILQEISQGIRDAALMGEQGVRTIGTGLDQMRASGESLRELSRISQENSTAARQIAAAVTQQNAGFSQIFTAIGDLSQIMDATLRRLESTQEATAALSHVSQEVGRMAGQFTATS; encoded by the coding sequence ATGGACGACACGGACGAGAAGGTCATCGCTGATTTCGCCAGGAAGGGTGCGCTCACCTTCATCAGCTGGGTGGCGCTGCCCGGCATGAATTGCGCGTACCTCATCGCGCTGTCCATGGGGCTCAACAGCGAGGAGGGGCTGTGGGCCACCACGCGCATCGCTCCCGCGCTCATCTTCTTCTTCGGCACAATCTATCCGTATGCCGCGCTGCGCCTGCTGGCCGCGAGGGCCCTGCGGCACCGTCCGGATGATGCGCCGGGTGAGCGGCTGGGGCGCATCCTCCGGCTGCCATGGCAGAGCACCGTCTTCACCACCTACGCGGCATGGACGCTGGGCGGGCTGTGCTTCAGCATCCCGGTGTGTCTCCAGTTCGACAAGGAGGCGCTGCGCGTGGTGCTGGGCTCCACCGTCGCCTTCTGCTTCGGCGTGGTGATGTCGGTGCCCATCGCGCTGAGCCTGGAGAAGCAGTTGGTGCCGCTCGCGATGGCGGAGCAGCGGCTGCACCCGGCCGTCGCGCCTCGCGGCGGTGGCTTCTTCTGGCCGCGCCAGGCGTGGTTCCTGCCCTTCACCTTCGTGGCCTCCATCGTCTCCACGCTGCTGCTGAGCGGCTGTGTGATGGCGGTGAAGATGCTGGGCTTGCGGGACGTGCTGCGTGCGGAGCTGGCCACCCAGGGGACCCTCACCACCTCGCAGATACTGGACGCGCTGGGCGGCTCGCTGGTGACGGAGCTCCTGAGCTCCATGGCGTGGGTGGCCGGGCTGGTGCTCATCCTTCCCGCCATCACCACGTACATGCTCGCGCGCCGTCAGGCGGAGGGCACCCGCGCGGTGGGCGTGGCGATTGAAGCGCTGGCGGACGGGCACACGACTTCGCCCGAGTGGGTGTCCACGGATGAGATTGGCACCCTGGCCTCGGGGATGAACGCGGTGCTGGCGAAGCTGCGGCAGCTCCCCCTGACGTTGCAGGCGTCGGCCGCGCAGTTGAGCGAGGCGGGCAGCCACCTGCGCGCCGCCAACGACGAGCAGCAGCAGAGCCTCACGCGACAGGCCGCCGCGCTGCACGAGGCGCAGGTGACGTCGGAGGAAATCAAGCGCACGTCGCTGGTGGCGGCGGAGCGCGCGGACGCGGTGCTCCAGGTGGCCATCCGCGCGGAGGAGTGGGGCCAGAAGGGTGAGACGGCGGTGGAGCAGAGCGTCACCGGGCTGGCGGACATCCGCCGCGCGGTGGACGGCATCCAGCAGCGGCTGGCGCGGCTGGCGGAGAGCACCACGCAGATTGGCGACATCACCGAGACGGTGAAGGACCTGGCGGACCAGTCGCACCTGCTCGCCGTGAATGCGGCGATTGAAGCGGCGCGCTCGGGCGAGCAGGGGAAGGGGTTCGCGGTGGTGGCGCGCGAGATTCGCGGGCTGGCGGACCAGTCCATCCAGTCCACGCGGCGCATCCGCGGCATCCTCCAGGAAATCAGCCAGGGCATCCGCGACGCGGCGCTGATGGGCGAGCAGGGCGTGCGCACCATCGGCACCGGCCTGGACCAGATGCGTGCATCCGGCGAGTCGCTGCGCGAGCTGTCGCGCATCTCCCAGGAGAACTCCACGGCGGCGCGTCAGATTGCCGCGGCGGTGACGCAGCAGAACGCCGGCTTCTCGCAAATCTTCACGGCCATCGGCGACCTGTCGCAAATCATGGACGCGACGTTGAGGCGCCTGGAGTCCACGCAAGAGGCCACCGCCGCGCTGTCGCACGTGTCCCAGGAGGTAGGCCGCATGGCCGGGCAGTTCACCGCGACGAGCTGA
- a CDS encoding cytochrome P450, with protein sequence MQNVSPLPPRLELPAVQQSLLWRARPYELLRSSRERLGDAFTLDLGSHGTYAVFSHPDALRDIFSADPALLHAGEGNVVLKPLLGAHSLLLLEEKPHQRERRMLGPAFHSRRIEQYGARVLEATLAALRDWHPGQSVVIQDVMQRVSLNVILTAVFGLEDGTRADELRERIQAFLNDSKFNLGNLGQLREEHQSEAWAAYRRGLERIDALLLEEVRHRRELKDSERGDILGMLLAATYEDGAPLDDGVLRDELMTLVVTGYETTATAIAWALHWLHASPGALERLHGELRALGPEPTPAALAGSAAPWLKAVCQETLRLHPIIPVVARRTQGMCRIQGHEVPPGVTVAACIYLAHHRPETFAEPDVFRPERFLERAYSPFEYLPFGGGVRRCIGMALALYEMKVVLGIVLSRFELAPLDPQVRPQRRAVTIAPSGGLHMRIERLRS encoded by the coding sequence ATGCAGAACGTCAGTCCACTGCCTCCACGCCTGGAGCTTCCAGCGGTGCAGCAGTCGTTGCTCTGGCGCGCGCGTCCCTATGAGTTGTTGCGAAGCAGCCGTGAGCGGCTGGGAGATGCCTTCACGTTGGACCTCGGCAGTCACGGCACGTACGCGGTGTTCTCCCACCCGGACGCGCTGCGGGACATCTTCTCCGCGGACCCCGCGCTGCTGCACGCGGGCGAGGGCAACGTGGTGCTCAAGCCGCTGCTCGGCGCGCACTCGCTGCTGTTGCTGGAGGAGAAGCCCCACCAGCGGGAGCGGCGCATGCTGGGGCCGGCCTTCCACTCGCGGCGGATTGAACAGTACGGAGCGCGGGTGCTCGAGGCCACGCTGGCGGCCCTCCGGGATTGGCACCCGGGGCAGTCCGTCGTCATCCAGGACGTCATGCAGCGGGTGTCGTTGAACGTCATCCTCACGGCGGTGTTCGGCCTGGAGGACGGCACCCGCGCTGACGAGCTGCGTGAGCGCATCCAGGCCTTCCTCAACGACTCGAAGTTCAACCTCGGCAACCTCGGCCAGCTCCGCGAGGAGCACCAGTCCGAGGCGTGGGCCGCGTACCGGCGCGGCCTGGAGCGCATCGACGCGCTGCTGCTGGAGGAGGTGCGCCACCGGCGCGAGCTGAAGGACAGCGAGCGCGGTGACATCCTCGGCATGCTGCTGGCGGCCACGTACGAGGACGGCGCGCCCCTGGACGACGGCGTGCTGCGCGACGAATTGATGACCCTGGTGGTGACGGGCTACGAGACGACGGCCACGGCCATCGCCTGGGCCCTGCACTGGCTGCACGCCTCACCCGGCGCGCTGGAGCGGCTGCACGGGGAGTTGCGCGCGTTGGGCCCCGAGCCCACACCGGCCGCGCTCGCCGGCAGCGCGGCGCCCTGGCTCAAGGCCGTCTGCCAGGAGACGCTGCGCCTGCACCCCATCATCCCCGTCGTCGCACGCCGCACCCAGGGCATGTGTCGCATCCAGGGCCACGAGGTGCCTCCAGGCGTCACGGTGGCCGCGTGCATCTACCTTGCCCACCACCGCCCGGAGACCTTCGCCGAGCCCGACGTGTTCCGTCCCGAGCGCTTCCTGGAGCGGGCCTACTCGCCCTTCGAGTATCTGCCCTTCGGAGGGGGTGTGCGCCGGTGTATCGGAATGGCGCTCGCGCTGTACGAGATGAAGGTCGTGCTCGGAATCGTGCTCTCGCGCTTCGAGCTGGCGCCGCTGGACCCCCAGGTACGGCCCCAACGTCGCGCCGTCACCATCGCCCCGTCCGGCGGTCTGCACATGCGCATAGAGCGATTGCGGTCCTGA
- a CDS encoding enoyl-CoA hydratase/isomerase family protein produces the protein MSTKLFGTQWVGDVLVLTLDTPGCEFNIFSHEAAVQLLELLEGVDRERVRALIFRSAKPGSFINGVGLMMAGTAQVPEDIARMTETVTRAYRAVREFPAPTIAAIRGNCYGCGVEFSLHCDYRVAAHTYETHFYMTELAEYLFIPAFGSTQDLPRLIGLEGATEALLWGQRWSAPEAMRRGLVDACFDDASFDTGVELFLDSVLDCGSPKRWQVAPWELPPVPPDFEARTRERIANLPPGYQPVYTECFELMLAASRREVADAAHYQREVEACGRSVVNPLAKAALSIFFVRRLAQHHSLREHELPPLTHLVVDAEDARLASFAEELRTRRVRGLSVEVAPWAPPPDAPAIRVTRYAPEQGPLPERTVGLAVDLVEGALQETSDLVMYAPLLGAGLPVVELRAGKGQPQDVARSLFALLHRAGFHPVLSNATGEPVLHALLGAYLGPLVAHVLEGGEARDALATVRTLGFVRSPSVLIHALPRTALAMVLAPHLPGPVALGAVEQALEALATAEARGAHGSVPLADAVLISLLGFVTRVLSERTLGHPTVVDVLARELIDFPLGFGSLCRYLTRERAARLLTSDAVRALLPDGPILALDAFITQGRDFYPQAKPASRPAAAQTEPTQRTEAHSTERAPRAMQAAPASADPTERQPSAPESSLPPRGLHV, from the coding sequence ATGTCCACGAAGCTCTTCGGGACGCAGTGGGTGGGTGATGTCCTGGTGCTGACGCTGGACACGCCCGGGTGCGAGTTCAACATCTTCAGCCATGAGGCGGCGGTGCAGCTGCTGGAGCTGCTGGAGGGCGTGGACCGCGAGCGGGTGCGCGCGCTCATCTTCCGCAGCGCCAAGCCGGGCAGCTTCATCAACGGCGTGGGGCTGATGATGGCGGGCACGGCCCAGGTGCCCGAGGACATCGCGCGCATGACGGAGACGGTGACGCGCGCCTACCGCGCGGTGCGCGAGTTCCCCGCGCCCACCATCGCCGCCATCCGGGGCAACTGCTACGGCTGTGGAGTGGAGTTCTCGCTGCACTGCGACTACCGCGTCGCCGCGCACACGTACGAGACGCACTTCTACATGACGGAGCTGGCCGAGTACCTGTTCATCCCGGCGTTCGGCAGCACGCAGGATTTGCCCCGGCTCATCGGCCTGGAGGGCGCCACGGAAGCGCTGCTGTGGGGCCAGCGCTGGTCCGCGCCGGAGGCGATGCGCCGCGGGCTGGTGGACGCCTGCTTCGACGACGCGAGCTTCGACACGGGCGTGGAGCTCTTCCTGGACTCGGTGCTGGACTGCGGCTCACCGAAGCGCTGGCAGGTGGCCCCATGGGAGCTGCCTCCCGTGCCGCCGGACTTCGAGGCGCGCACGCGTGAGCGCATCGCCAACCTGCCGCCGGGGTACCAGCCCGTGTACACGGAGTGCTTCGAGCTGATGCTGGCCGCCTCGCGGCGTGAGGTGGCGGACGCGGCGCACTACCAGCGGGAGGTGGAGGCCTGCGGACGCTCGGTGGTGAACCCCCTCGCCAAGGCCGCGCTGTCCATCTTCTTCGTGCGGAGGCTCGCGCAGCACCACAGCCTGCGCGAGCACGAGCTGCCGCCGCTCACGCACCTCGTCGTCGACGCGGAGGATGCGCGGCTCGCATCGTTCGCGGAGGAGCTGCGCACCCGGCGCGTGCGCGGCCTGTCGGTGGAGGTGGCGCCGTGGGCTCCGCCTCCGGATGCTCCCGCCATTCGCGTCACCCGCTACGCGCCCGAGCAGGGGCCGCTGCCGGAGCGCACGGTGGGGCTGGCGGTGGACCTGGTGGAGGGCGCGCTGCAGGAGACGTCGGACCTGGTGATGTATGCGCCGCTGCTGGGGGCGGGCCTGCCGGTGGTGGAGTTGCGCGCGGGGAAGGGCCAGCCGCAGGACGTGGCGCGCAGCCTCTTCGCGCTGCTGCACCGGGCCGGGTTCCACCCGGTGCTGTCCAACGCGACGGGCGAGCCGGTGCTCCACGCGCTGCTGGGCGCGTACCTGGGGCCGCTGGTGGCGCACGTGCTCGAAGGCGGCGAGGCGCGGGACGCGCTCGCCACGGTGCGCACCCTCGGATTCGTGCGCTCTCCGTCCGTGCTCATCCATGCGCTGCCTCGCACCGCGCTGGCCATGGTGCTGGCGCCGCACCTGCCGGGGCCGGTGGCGCTCGGAGCCGTGGAGCAGGCGCTGGAGGCGCTGGCCACCGCCGAGGCCCGGGGGGCACATGGCTCCGTGCCGCTCGCGGACGCGGTGCTCATCTCGCTGCTGGGCTTCGTGACTCGCGTGCTCTCGGAGCGCACGCTGGGGCACCCCACCGTGGTGGACGTGCTGGCGCGGGAGCTCATCGACTTCCCGCTCGGCTTCGGGAGCCTGTGCCGCTACCTCACGCGTGAGCGGGCGGCGCGCCTGCTGACGTCGGACGCGGTGCGGGCGCTGCTGCCGGACGGGCCCATCCTGGCGCTGGACGCGTTCATCACCCAGGGGCGGGACTTCTACCCGCAGGCGAAGCCGGCCTCGCGCCCCGCCGCCGCGCAGACCGAGCCCACGCAGCGGACCGAGGCCCACTCCACCGAGCGGGCGCCGAGGGCCATGCAGGCCGCACCCGCGTCCGCGGACCCGACCGAGCGGCAGCCGTCCGCCCCCGAATCCTCGCTTCCTCCGCGGGGCCTGCATGTCTGA
- a CDS encoding SDR family NAD(P)-dependent oxidoreductase produces the protein MSEPRVAIITGAAGGIGRAVVRRLLRGGFHVVATDHAAESLRELAQVSEDQPRLSCEVMDVADVDSVRRAAANLDAAWHRVDVLVTCAGVFQQVSALKDDAEAVERVLRINLTGTLHVTTHFGAIMARTGGRIVHVSSIAGLTGAALAGPYAASKAGMVALTQSHARELAPHGISVNAVLPGYVDTPMAAPMRATLQQFVMPRVPLRRFAQPDEVAEVIEFLATCKTPYLTGTAIPIDGGLHVG, from the coding sequence ATGTCTGAGCCTCGCGTCGCCATCATCACGGGGGCGGCGGGAGGCATCGGGCGCGCGGTGGTGCGGCGCCTGCTGCGCGGCGGGTTTCATGTGGTGGCGACGGACCACGCGGCGGAGTCCCTGCGCGAGCTGGCGCAGGTCAGCGAGGACCAGCCACGCCTGAGCTGCGAGGTGATGGACGTGGCGGACGTGGACTCGGTGCGCCGCGCGGCCGCGAATCTCGACGCGGCCTGGCACCGGGTGGACGTGCTCGTCACCTGCGCGGGCGTGTTCCAGCAGGTGTCCGCGCTCAAGGACGACGCGGAAGCGGTGGAGCGCGTGCTGCGCATCAACCTTACCGGCACGCTCCACGTCACCACGCACTTCGGCGCCATCATGGCGCGCACGGGTGGGCGCATCGTGCATGTGAGCTCCATCGCCGGGCTCACCGGGGCCGCGCTGGCGGGGCCCTACGCTGCGTCCAAGGCGGGCATGGTGGCGCTCACGCAGTCGCACGCGCGCGAGCTGGCGCCGCACGGCATCTCCGTCAACGCGGTGCTGCCGGGCTACGTCGATACACCGATGGCCGCGCCGATGCGCGCCACGCTGCAACAGTTCGTCATGCCGCGCGTGCCCCTGCGCCGCTTCGCGCAGCCGGACGAAGTCGCCGAGGTCATCGAGTTCCTCGCCACCTGCAAGACGCCCTACCTGACGGGCACGGCCATTCCCATCGACGGAGGTCTGCATGTCGGCTGA
- a CDS encoding fatty acyl-AMP ligase: MSAAESAAPDLRPAPALTSSEAEPANSAWLPVPAPTGSEVSAWLPARTFTFPEAFARRVARTPDQPVLHVVGFSGREPQARPFTYVALAKSVHQAAALLARAGVRPGDTVLLCVSRADAFFSFLVATQVLGAIPAPLPSMADLQMQSYQSRLRSVARDAKPRALVVDDARAREAVGGALETATLALVEVAELDGDSVPMERALDWRCRPEGVAFLQYTSGSTGEPKGVVVRHDNLVANLRAIIEGGRMDGRDAVYSWLPVFHDMGLVAGLLLGVYLGIPAYVAPLKSFVYRPDSWLRAIHRFRATFSPAPNFAYHLLAHRIPESALRELDLSSWRLAFDGAEPIDPKTAEAFIRRFEPAGFRATSFRPAYGLAEATLAVSFPPPGEPLRCDTVEREALTARGEARPVESGSASSTTVISVGRPVPGHRVRILSTEDGRELPERHLGEVTVSGPSVTPGYFHELREGGAPREELRTGDLGYLAEGELFIVDRLKDLLVVGGRKHAPADVERVVGALDGVKSGAVVAFSVRGPEGTEEVILAVTPEPGTELATLEAVVQRAAQEHFGFPPRVVLVRPGALPKTSSGKLQRSACRARYLDGTLQRFTREPAPA; the protein is encoded by the coding sequence ATGTCGGCTGCTGAGTCCGCGGCTCCGGACCTGCGACCCGCGCCCGCGCTCACCTCTTCGGAGGCAGAGCCCGCGAACTCCGCGTGGCTACCCGTCCCCGCGCCCACCGGGTCCGAAGTCTCCGCCTGGCTGCCCGCCCGCACCTTCACCTTCCCCGAGGCCTTCGCGCGGCGCGTGGCCCGCACACCCGACCAGCCCGTGCTCCACGTCGTGGGATTCTCCGGACGTGAGCCCCAGGCGCGGCCCTTTACCTACGTGGCGCTCGCGAAGAGCGTCCATCAGGCCGCCGCGCTGCTGGCCCGCGCGGGCGTGCGCCCCGGCGACACCGTGCTGCTGTGCGTGTCCCGCGCGGACGCGTTCTTCTCCTTCCTCGTCGCCACGCAGGTGCTCGGCGCCATCCCCGCGCCGCTGCCGTCGATGGCGGACCTGCAGATGCAGTCGTACCAGTCGCGCCTCCGCTCGGTGGCTCGCGATGCGAAGCCACGTGCGCTGGTGGTCGACGATGCGCGCGCTCGTGAAGCCGTGGGCGGTGCGCTCGAAACGGCGACGCTCGCCCTCGTCGAGGTGGCGGAGCTGGACGGCGACTCCGTGCCCATGGAGCGCGCGCTCGACTGGCGCTGCCGCCCGGAGGGCGTGGCCTTCCTCCAGTACACGTCCGGCAGCACCGGCGAGCCGAAGGGCGTGGTGGTGCGGCACGACAACCTCGTGGCCAACCTGCGCGCCATCATCGAAGGCGGGCGCATGGACGGGCGCGACGCCGTCTACTCCTGGCTGCCCGTGTTCCACGACATGGGGCTGGTGGCCGGGCTGCTGCTCGGCGTGTACCTGGGCATTCCCGCGTACGTCGCTCCGCTGAAGAGCTTCGTCTACCGTCCGGACTCGTGGCTGCGGGCCATCCACAGATTCCGCGCCACGTTCAGCCCCGCGCCGAACTTCGCGTACCACCTGCTCGCGCACCGCATCCCCGAGAGCGCGCTGCGCGAGCTGGACCTGTCCTCATGGCGCCTCGCCTTCGACGGAGCGGAGCCCATCGACCCGAAGACGGCCGAGGCCTTCATCCGCCGCTTCGAGCCCGCCGGCTTCCGAGCCACCAGCTTCCGCCCCGCCTACGGACTGGCCGAGGCCACGCTGGCCGTGTCCTTCCCTCCTCCCGGCGAGCCCCTCCGCTGCGACACCGTGGAGCGCGAGGCACTCACGGCCCGAGGCGAAGCACGGCCCGTGGAGAGCGGAAGCGCGAGCAGCACCACCGTCATCAGCGTGGGCCGCCCCGTGCCCGGGCACCGCGTGCGCATCCTCTCCACCGAGGACGGACGCGAGCTGCCCGAGCGGCACCTGGGTGAAGTCACCGTGTCCGGCCCTTCCGTGACGCCCGGCTACTTCCACGAGCTGCGCGAGGGCGGCGCGCCACGCGAGGAGCTGCGCACCGGAGACCTGGGCTACCTCGCCGAGGGTGAGCTGTTCATCGTGGACCGGCTCAAGGACTTGCTCGTCGTGGGCGGGCGGAAGCATGCCCCGGCCGACGTGGAGCGCGTGGTGGGTGCGCTGGACGGCGTGAAGAGTGGCGCGGTGGTGGCGTTCAGTGTGCGCGGCCCGGAGGGCACGGAGGAGGTCATCCTCGCCGTCACTCCGGAGCCAGGCACGGAGCTGGCGACGCTGGAGGCGGTGGTGCAGCGGGCCGCGCAGGAGCACTTCGGCTTCCCACCGCGCGTGGTGCTCGTCCGTCCGGGCGCACTGCCCAAGACGTCCAGCGGCAAGCTGCAACGCTCCGCGTGCCGCGCGCGCTACCTGGATGGGACGCTCCAGCGCTTCACGCGCGAGCCGGCTCCGGCGTAG
- a CDS encoding acyl-CoA desaturase, which yields MHISLFFTGHWALSVLLQSLFQHRYAAHRMYAMGPKTERSLHLLTALVQGSSYLEPRAYALLHREHHAFADTEKDPHSPAHHGNPARMMLATARRYAAFVTRREHPEARFLGGYPEWPAVDRAFGRWPSRIGFGALYTLFYWRFATRRWQYLLLPLHYVMGPMHGAIVNWCGHRYGYRNFRTRDESRNSLPVDALCMGELFQNNHHARPANPDFASRRFELDPTWQVMRLLARLKLIRLAHVPCGRDMEVAQQSLPTPARALPSARPGPSPSPGHIGSKRRGSAAASKGVPASWPHSRTASGSPATPASLGTIAASRWTSCWTTWMPASRRGTTPAR from the coding sequence ATGCACATCTCGCTCTTCTTCACCGGACACTGGGCCCTGTCCGTCCTCCTGCAGAGCCTCTTCCAGCACCGCTACGCGGCCCACCGGATGTACGCGATGGGGCCGAAGACCGAGCGCTCGCTGCATCTGCTCACCGCGCTGGTGCAGGGCTCGAGCTACCTCGAGCCTCGTGCCTATGCGCTGCTCCACCGAGAGCACCATGCCTTCGCCGATACGGAGAAGGACCCCCACTCCCCCGCCCACCACGGCAACCCGGCCCGGATGATGCTCGCGACGGCGCGCCGCTACGCCGCCTTCGTCACCCGGCGCGAGCACCCGGAAGCGCGCTTCCTCGGTGGCTACCCCGAGTGGCCCGCCGTGGACCGCGCCTTCGGACGCTGGCCGTCCCGCATTGGCTTCGGGGCGCTCTACACGCTGTTCTACTGGCGCTTCGCCACACGGCGCTGGCAGTACCTGCTACTGCCCCTGCACTACGTCATGGGGCCGATGCACGGCGCCATCGTCAACTGGTGCGGCCACCGCTACGGCTACCGCAACTTCCGCACCCGCGACGAGTCCCGCAACTCGCTGCCCGTGGACGCGCTGTGCATGGGCGAGCTGTTCCAGAACAACCACCACGCCCGGCCGGCCAACCCGGATTTCGCCTCCCGGCGCTTCGAGCTCGACCCGACCTGGCAGGTGATGCGGCTGCTGGCTCGGCTGAAGCTCATCCGCCTGGCCCACGTCCCGTGCGGCCGCGATATGGAGGTAGCCCAGCAGTCCCTTCCGACTCCGGCGCGCGCGCTCCCCTCCGCGAGGCCCGGGCCGTCTCCTTCCCCCGGGCACATCGGCTCGAAGAGGCGGGGCAGCGCCGCGGCGTCAAAGGGCGTTCCCGCGTCGTGGCCCCACAGCCGTACGGCTTCCGGGTCACCCGCTACGCCAGCGTCACTCGGAACCATCGCTGCAAGTCGATGGACGAGTTGCTGGACAACGTGGATGCCTGCCTCCAGGCGTGGAACGACTCCGGCCCGCTGA
- a CDS encoding DUF378 domain-containing protein → MERADADRLKAVLAKMMAVLVIIGAINWGLIGFFNWNLVDAIFGGGSREQTSALGRLIYSVVGLAGVALALTFPWRRPLDTMTTTTTTRITGAGANRRPDVHA, encoded by the coding sequence ATGGAACGCGCGGATGCTGACCGCTTGAAGGCAGTGCTGGCCAAGATGATGGCCGTGCTGGTCATCATCGGAGCCATCAATTGGGGGTTGATCGGCTTCTTCAACTGGAACCTCGTGGACGCGATCTTCGGTGGCGGCTCACGAGAGCAAACCAGCGCCCTTGGGCGCCTCATCTACTCCGTCGTGGGACTGGCGGGAGTGGCGCTCGCGCTCACGTTCCCGTGGCGCCGGCCGCTGGACACGATGACGACGACCACGACGACCCGAATCACGGGTGCTGGGGCCAACCGGCGGCCGGACGTGCATGCCTGA
- a CDS encoding YihY/virulence factor BrkB family protein, with protein MRREWQRNQLSDAAAALTFYGLLSLFPFLLLTVALAGLVIQPAQVEALIGALGREVPPAFSQLLYAQLAQLTSGPGRGMLTFSALAAVWSATAGVMSLVTALNAAYGVTESRPRWKVLGMALGTVLAGAVLAPLAGLVAVAAPALAARLGSPWAARAGWLRFPLAALLMMSLWAILYSVLPDSRQKFKFITPGSVVGVLVWLAASLGFSFYVSRFSTFGITYGALGGIIVLLLWMWISSLALMLGAEINAVLARRSPAGRS; from the coding sequence TTGAGACGGGAGTGGCAGCGCAACCAACTGAGCGACGCCGCGGCCGCCCTCACGTTCTACGGCCTCCTGTCCCTCTTTCCCTTCCTGCTCCTCACCGTCGCCCTGGCGGGCCTCGTCATCCAACCCGCGCAGGTGGAAGCGCTCATCGGCGCGCTGGGGCGCGAGGTCCCCCCGGCCTTCAGCCAGCTCCTCTATGCACAGCTCGCGCAACTCACCTCCGGGCCTGGTAGGGGAATGCTCACGTTCAGCGCACTCGCCGCGGTGTGGTCGGCGACCGCCGGGGTGATGAGTCTCGTGACGGCCCTCAACGCCGCCTACGGTGTGACGGAGAGCCGTCCGCGCTGGAAGGTCCTGGGGATGGCGCTGGGGACGGTGCTGGCGGGAGCCGTCCTGGCGCCGCTCGCCGGGCTCGTCGCGGTGGCCGCCCCTGCCCTTGCCGCCAGGCTCGGGAGCCCCTGGGCAGCGCGGGCGGGCTGGCTGCGGTTTCCCCTCGCGGCGCTGCTGATGATGAGCCTCTGGGCAATCCTCTACTCCGTGCTCCCGGATTCCCGGCAGAAGTTCAAGTTCATCACCCCCGGCTCCGTGGTGGGGGTGCTCGTCTGGCTCGCCGCTTCGCTGGGCTTCTCCTTCTATGTCTCCCGCTTCAGCACGTTCGGCATCACCTATGGAGCGTTGGGGGGCATCATCGTCCTGCTGCTGTGGATGTGGATTTCCTCGCTCGCGCTGATGCTGGGCGCCGAAATCAACGCCGTCCTTGCTCGCCGTTCCCCCGCGGGGCGGAGCTGA